A stretch of the Bacillus sp. FJAT-18017 genome encodes the following:
- a CDS encoding CBO0543 family protein, with protein sequence MLLMIISILIFNSIVYFIPKRLLKVDMYTTSLFAIGLHLLVDMFLDVKYGLYGYFEPKVVNWEMLGVTFGIYPAVNIMFLNLYPIHQTLLKKGMYIVICSALAVFYEWIAVKTDLFYHSDWNLLYSALVYPLLYLSLLGNYYFIMNLKNIAEKE encoded by the coding sequence ATGTTACTTATGATTATCTCGATATTAATATTCAACAGCATCGTTTACTTTATTCCGAAGAGACTTTTGAAAGTAGATATGTACACCACATCATTATTTGCAATAGGATTACATTTACTAGTTGATATGTTTTTGGACGTGAAATATGGGTTATACGGATATTTCGAACCGAAAGTTGTAAATTGGGAGATGTTGGGTGTTACCTTTGGGATATATCCAGCTGTAAATATCATGTTTCTTAACTTATACCCAATTCATCAAACTCTTTTGAAAAAGGGTATGTATATAGTTATATGTTCTGCCTTGGCTGTTTTTTATGAATGGATCGCAGTAAAGACAGATCTTTTTTATCATAGTGACTGGAATCTATTGTATTCTGCCTTAGTGTATCCACTTTTATATCTCAGTTTATTAGGAAATTATTATTTCATTATGAATTTGAAAAATATAGCAGAAAAGGAGTAA
- a CDS encoding glycerophosphodiester phosphodiesterase produces the protein MMKKLIKPLVGLGIGLTLFLPANQGAYAAETIGELRKVDNVAHRGASGYAPENTIAAFDKAVDMKADYIEIDVQMSKDGELVIIHDTTVDRTTDGTGKVKDLTFEELRSLDAGSWKSPEFSGEKIPTFDEILDRYRGKIGVLIELKAPELYPGIEEKVAIELIERNLNKPQNEKIIIQSFNFESMKKMDKLLPTIPIGVLTSSAKHTTEQALQEFAQYAEYFNPSYGLVSKELVSNVHALDMKIGSWTVRSQEAADFLLEMDVDAIITDFPDYVDPRN, from the coding sequence ATGATGAAGAAATTGATTAAACCATTGGTTGGGTTAGGAATTGGCTTGACGCTATTTTTACCGGCAAATCAGGGAGCTTATGCAGCTGAAACAATTGGGGAATTACGGAAGGTAGACAATGTTGCTCACCGGGGAGCATCCGGCTATGCGCCTGAAAACACGATTGCGGCGTTTGACAAGGCTGTTGACATGAAGGCGGACTACATAGAGATTGATGTCCAAATGAGTAAGGACGGCGAACTTGTGATTATTCACGACACCACTGTTGACCGGACAACCGATGGTACCGGCAAGGTTAAGGATTTAACATTTGAAGAACTTAGGAGCCTTGATGCCGGCAGCTGGAAGTCACCAGAATTTAGTGGCGAGAAGATCCCTACTTTTGATGAAATTCTCGACCGCTACCGCGGGAAAATTGGTGTTTTAATAGAATTGAAAGCCCCTGAGCTTTATCCTGGAATCGAAGAAAAAGTGGCAATCGAGCTTATTGAAAGAAACTTGAACAAGCCGCAAAATGAAAAAATCATCATCCAATCCTTTAACTTTGAATCAATGAAAAAAATGGATAAATTGCTTCCTACAATACCAATTGGTGTTCTAACGTCTTCAGCGAAACACACGACCGAGCAGGCATTGCAGGAATTCGCCCAATATGCCGAGTACTTCAACCCTAGCTATGGACTCGTTTCCAAGGAATTAGTGTCCAATGTCCATGCCCTTGATATGAAGATTGGTTCTTGGACGGTCAGGAGCCAAGAGGCGGCTGACTTCCTGCTTGAGATGGATGTTGATGCCATCATCACAGACTTCCCTGATTATGTGGATCCGAGAAATTAG
- the norA gene encoding multidrug efflux MFS transporter NorA: MKNSKFTLGLLLLNLFIAFLGIGLIIPVMPTLMNELGITGTTIGYLTAAFAIAQLIVSPFAGKAVDRFGRKIIIVIGLFIFGLSEFLFGLGREIEVLFISRIMGGISAALIMPAVTAFIADITTPATRPKALGYMSAAISTGFIIGPGIGGFLAEIGVRVPFFFAGALGTFAAVLSLIVLTEPARPESTTEQTGKRKGGFKLILEPNYFFAFILIFIASFGLAAFESFFSLYVDHKFQFTPADIAIVITGGAIFGAIAQVILFDKLTRIWGEIKLIRYSLIVSAILVFLMTVVHSYFSILLVTFIVFVGFDLFRPAITSYLSNIAGNEQGFIGGMNSMFTSLANITGPILGGMLFDIDINYPYYFATVVIFIGVGITMFWKQPVTNREN, encoded by the coding sequence ATGAAAAATAGTAAATTCACCTTGGGATTATTACTTCTCAATTTATTTATTGCATTTTTAGGAATTGGACTTATTATTCCGGTAATGCCAACTCTTATGAATGAGCTGGGTATTACCGGTACAACAATAGGATATTTAACAGCAGCCTTTGCGATTGCCCAGCTTATTGTTTCTCCGTTTGCGGGGAAAGCCGTGGATAGGTTTGGCAGGAAAATCATAATCGTAATCGGCTTATTTATTTTCGGCTTATCTGAATTTTTATTCGGATTAGGGCGGGAAATAGAAGTGCTATTTATTTCGCGAATAATGGGAGGAATAAGTGCCGCCCTGATTATGCCGGCAGTGACAGCCTTCATAGCAGATATTACGACCCCGGCAACACGTCCCAAAGCTCTTGGTTATATGTCTGCAGCCATCAGTACGGGGTTTATTATTGGACCGGGGATAGGAGGCTTTTTAGCTGAGATTGGAGTACGGGTACCATTCTTCTTTGCGGGTGCCCTTGGCACATTCGCTGCTGTTCTTTCCCTTATAGTATTAACTGAGCCAGCACGTCCGGAAAGTACTACTGAACAAACTGGTAAAAGAAAAGGTGGATTCAAACTTATTCTTGAACCCAACTATTTCTTTGCCTTTATCTTGATTTTTATAGCTTCCTTCGGTTTGGCAGCATTTGAATCATTTTTTAGTTTGTATGTAGATCATAAATTTCAGTTTACACCTGCTGATATAGCTATAGTCATTACTGGCGGCGCCATTTTTGGTGCTATCGCGCAGGTCATTTTGTTTGATAAGTTAACCCGTATTTGGGGTGAAATAAAACTGATTCGCTATAGTCTGATTGTATCAGCTATTCTTGTCTTTTTAATGACCGTTGTTCACTCTTACTTCTCGATTTTACTTGTAACCTTTATTGTTTTTGTGGGGTTCGACTTATTCCGTCCAGCAATAACGTCCTATCTATCGAATATCGCGGGGAATGAGCAAGGATTTATTGGCGGGATGAACTCAATGTTTACCAGCTTGGCTAACATAACCGGTCCAATTCTAGGGGGGATGTTATTTGATATCGATATTAACTACCCATACTACTTTGCAACCGTGGTGATTTTTATTGGAGTAGGAATCACGATGTTTTGGAAGCAGCCCGTTACTAACAGGGAGAATTAA
- a CDS encoding suppressor of fused domain protein — protein MWPFKKRQKVSGSGAPVYKYESKETKFEGVRDYDFEAKEKFEHHIETYIGKINGVFHEIVSNLVHLDVYHVAPTPEKPFHTLVTHGMSDLAMDVPPGAEDWRFAELVCFLPKEYDISDDAFQDDRNYWPIGNLKFLARFPHEYNTWLAYGHTLQNGNPIQPFTSGTKLCASLLIPPTIVDGKFFSLKVRDDKNIFIYNVMPIYKEEMDYKMEHGVDNLCERFDLFGVNDIYNLNRMNTCK, from the coding sequence ATGTGGCCTTTTAAGAAAAGACAAAAGGTGTCGGGGTCTGGGGCACCGGTATATAAGTACGAATCGAAGGAAACGAAATTCGAAGGGGTAAGGGATTATGATTTCGAGGCTAAGGAAAAATTCGAGCATCATATTGAGACATACATAGGAAAAATCAATGGCGTTTTTCATGAGATTGTTTCAAATCTAGTCCATCTTGATGTCTATCATGTTGCACCAACCCCTGAAAAGCCATTTCATACACTTGTGACTCATGGGATGAGTGACCTGGCAATGGACGTTCCTCCAGGGGCTGAAGATTGGAGGTTTGCTGAATTGGTATGCTTTTTGCCGAAGGAATATGATATATCGGATGATGCCTTCCAGGATGACCGCAATTATTGGCCGATTGGGAACTTGAAGTTTTTAGCAAGATTTCCCCATGAGTACAATACATGGCTTGCCTATGGCCATACCCTTCAGAACGGCAACCCAATCCAACCCTTCACTAGCGGGACAAAGTTGTGCGCGTCTCTCTTGATTCCGCCGACCATTGTTGATGGCAAGTTTTTTTCATTGAAAGTTAGAGATGACAAGAACATCTTCATCTACAATGTCATGCCGATTTACAAGGAAGAGATGGACTACAAGATGGAACATGGCGTCGATAATCTATGCGAGCGATTCGACTTGTTTGGGGTGAATGATATTTATAATTTAAACAGGATGAATACGTGTAAATAG
- a CDS encoding nitroreductase family protein, producing the protein MDVLEAIKTRRSFGLVKDEAVPESLIEQILEAGTWAPSHFRTEPWRFFVLVEEGRKQLAEVFVKIAEKNGEADAAKLDKELKKPYRAPVVIAVAAEPATDPKVVQLEEYGAVYACIQNMFLAAHSLGLAGYWRTGAPTYDPLMKEFFGLSENGEVLGFLYIGYPKRALPEGKRNPFQNVTKWIR; encoded by the coding sequence ATGGATGTTCTGGAAGCAATTAAAACTAGGAGAAGTTTTGGGCTTGTGAAGGATGAGGCGGTGCCGGAATCACTTATTGAACAAATTCTTGAAGCTGGAACTTGGGCTCCAAGCCATTTCAGGACAGAGCCTTGGCGCTTCTTTGTCCTGGTGGAAGAGGGGAGAAAACAACTGGCAGAGGTCTTTGTAAAAATTGCAGAAAAAAATGGGGAGGCCGATGCAGCCAAACTCGATAAGGAATTAAAAAAGCCTTATCGCGCCCCAGTTGTTATCGCAGTGGCAGCTGAACCGGCAACGGATCCGAAAGTAGTTCAGCTCGAAGAATACGGAGCGGTTTATGCGTGCATTCAAAATATGTTTTTGGCCGCCCATAGCCTGGGTCTGGCGGGATACTGGCGGACAGGTGCACCAACGTATGACCCGTTGATGAAAGAATTTTTCGGTTTGTCAGAGAATGGTGAGGTTCTCGGATTTCTTTATATTGGCTATCCGAAACGGGCTCTTCCTGAGGGGAAGAGGAACCCGTTTCAGAACGTGACTAAGTGGATTAGATAG
- a CDS encoding amino acid ABC transporter ATP-binding protein codes for MIKVENLHKYFGKLEVLKGIDYHVHEKEVVCVIGPSGSGKSTFLRCINLLEEITDGSVYVEGMKVNDPDTDINDIRTEVGMVFQQFNLFPHMTILENVIMAPMLIRKTPKKEAEKLALELLEKVGVLEKADNYPEQLSGGQQQRVAIARALAMRPKIMLFDEPTSALDPEMVKEVLDVMRQLAKEGMTMVVVTHEMGFAREVADRVVFMDGGYIVEQGKPEDLFGSPQHERTKAFLGKVL; via the coding sequence ATGATCAAAGTGGAAAACCTGCATAAGTATTTTGGTAAATTGGAAGTGTTGAAGGGCATTGATTACCATGTCCATGAAAAGGAAGTTGTCTGTGTAATCGGCCCTTCAGGATCTGGAAAAAGTACCTTCCTGCGCTGCATCAATTTGCTAGAGGAAATCACCGATGGCAGCGTTTATGTGGAAGGGATGAAAGTAAACGACCCGGATACGGATATCAATGACATCCGGACTGAGGTTGGGATGGTGTTTCAGCAATTCAACCTGTTCCCTCATATGACGATTCTCGAGAATGTTATTATGGCGCCAATGCTTATCCGAAAAACGCCCAAAAAGGAAGCGGAGAAACTCGCACTTGAACTGCTTGAGAAAGTTGGGGTGCTTGAGAAAGCAGACAACTATCCTGAACAGCTGTCAGGCGGCCAGCAGCAGCGTGTCGCTATCGCCCGGGCGCTAGCAATGAGGCCGAAAATCATGTTGTTTGACGAACCTACTTCCGCTCTCGATCCTGAAATGGTCAAAGAGGTACTAGATGTTATGAGGCAGCTTGCAAAAGAAGGCATGACCATGGTCGTCGTTACCCACGAAATGGGATTCGCACGTGAAGTTGCCGACCGTGTCGTCTTCATGGATGGCGGCTACATTGTCGAACAGGGCAAACCCGAAGACCTCTTCGGCAGCCCCCAGCACGAACGAACCAAAGCCTTTCTTGGGAAAGTGCTGTAG
- a CDS encoding amino acid ABC transporter permease, giving the protein MDILDFRWDMIWNYRDFFIRGIWVTIVLTVSGYIGGIVLGVLIGLGETSKRKLIYWPSKLYVDLFRGTPMLVQILIIHLAVIPAVFGQSFGYMVSGITALVLNCAAYNAEIIRAGIQSIDKGQMEAARSLGLTHNQAMRKIILPQAFRRMIPPLGNEFIALLKDSSLVTVIAANDILYASKIVAGAYQRFWEPYLVAAALYLMLTYLVTKLVAYVEKRTSNHYNPRKRTERQVLANDQSGKPA; this is encoded by the coding sequence TTGGACATCCTTGATTTTCGCTGGGACATGATCTGGAACTACCGTGACTTTTTCATACGTGGTATCTGGGTTACGATTGTCTTAACAGTTAGCGGTTATATTGGGGGCATTGTATTAGGAGTACTAATCGGCCTTGGTGAGACATCGAAACGAAAGCTAATTTACTGGCCGTCGAAGCTTTATGTCGACCTATTCCGGGGCACCCCAATGCTCGTGCAAATTTTAATTATCCATCTCGCGGTCATCCCGGCGGTTTTCGGACAATCGTTCGGATATATGGTATCAGGGATTACGGCACTTGTCCTTAATTGTGCCGCGTACAACGCTGAAATCATCCGCGCCGGTATCCAGTCGATTGATAAAGGGCAGATGGAGGCGGCCCGTTCCTTGGGGCTGACTCACAATCAAGCGATGCGAAAAATTATATTGCCTCAGGCGTTCCGCCGGATGATTCCGCCGCTTGGCAATGAATTTATTGCCTTGCTGAAGGATTCTTCACTGGTTACGGTCATTGCTGCAAATGATATTCTCTATGCCAGCAAGATTGTGGCAGGGGCATACCAGCGCTTCTGGGAGCCATACCTGGTCGCGGCAGCACTTTACTTGATGCTTACCTATCTCGTGACAAAATTGGTTGCTTATGTGGAGAAGCGGACCAGCAATCACTATAACCCTCGCAAAAGAACAGAAAGGCAGGTTTTGGCGAATGATCAAAGTGGAAAACCTGCATAA